One genomic window of Candidatus Pseudobacter hemicellulosilyticus includes the following:
- a CDS encoding phage holin family protein, giving the protein MRFVMRIIVTSIIAFGLSYLLSGVHIDTFWTAILLAIVLAVLNAIVKPILVFLTLPITLVTFGLFLLVINAGMILLAAKVVNGFTVDGFWWALLFGLLLSIVTSILYNEEQSAKDA; this is encoded by the coding sequence ATGAGATTTGTCATGCGCATCATTGTCACTTCTATCATCGCTTTCGGCCTCTCGTACCTGTTAAGCGGTGTTCACATTGATACATTCTGGACCGCCATCCTGCTGGCCATTGTACTGGCCGTCCTCAATGCCATTGTGAAACCCATACTGGTATTTCTTACTTTACCCATTACCCTGGTCACTTTCGGTCTGTTCCTGCTGGTCATCAATGCAGGCATGATACTATTGGCGGCCAAGGTGGTGAACGGGTTTACGGTAGACGGGTTCTGGTGGGCGTTGTTATTTGGCCTGCTGCTATCTATTGTCACTTCCATCCTCTACAATGAGGAACAGTCTGCCAAAGATGCCTAA
- a CDS encoding pitrilysin family protein gives MINYEKFTLGNGLRVLVHEDHATPMAVVNVMYDVGAKDEDPSRTGFAHLFEHLMFGGSVHIEDFETPLQMAGGENNAYTTNDVTNYHIQLPAENLETAFWLESDRMLSLAFSKKSLEVQRKVVSEEFKEHYINKPYGDVWFKMREMAYTVHPYRWMTIGKELAHIEDASLQDVKAFFAKHYCPMNAILVVGGHVKTEEVRALAEKWFGDIPPGEKYTRQLSTEPVQTAARRLEVRAAVPLDAIYKCWHMSNRLSHGYYVADLITEVLGGGGSSRLYQSLVKEKKLFSNIDCYHFGTVDQGLLTIEGKLVKGVTMEDAEKAIEEELEKLKAGGITEKELTKIKNKTESAIAFEDMSVMTRANNLAFYELLGDASLFNRDREKYFSVTAEDVLEHSRKLFDVNNSNTLCYYSEN, from the coding sequence ATGATCAACTACGAAAAATTTACGCTTGGCAACGGTCTCCGTGTGCTGGTACATGAGGATCACGCCACCCCGATGGCCGTGGTCAATGTGATGTATGATGTGGGGGCCAAGGACGAGGATCCTTCCCGGACAGGCTTTGCCCATTTATTTGAACACCTGATGTTTGGTGGCTCCGTGCATATCGAGGATTTTGAAACACCCCTCCAGATGGCCGGTGGTGAGAACAATGCCTATACCACCAATGATGTGACCAATTACCATATCCAGCTGCCTGCCGAAAACCTGGAAACAGCTTTCTGGCTGGAAAGCGACCGGATGCTGTCCCTGGCTTTCAGCAAGAAAAGCCTGGAAGTGCAGCGCAAAGTGGTGAGTGAAGAGTTCAAGGAACATTATATCAACAAGCCCTATGGCGATGTCTGGTTCAAAATGCGGGAGATGGCCTATACCGTGCATCCCTATCGCTGGATGACCATCGGTAAGGAGCTGGCGCATATTGAAGACGCCAGCCTGCAGGATGTAAAAGCCTTTTTTGCCAAACACTATTGTCCCATGAACGCCATCCTGGTGGTGGGCGGTCATGTGAAGACAGAAGAGGTGCGGGCCCTGGCCGAAAAATGGTTCGGGGATATCCCGCCCGGCGAAAAATATACCCGTCAGCTCAGCACAGAACCGGTGCAGACCGCAGCACGCCGGCTGGAAGTGCGGGCGGCCGTACCGCTGGACGCCATTTACAAATGCTGGCATATGAGCAACCGGCTCAGCCATGGCTACTATGTAGCCGACCTCATCACCGAGGTGCTGGGTGGCGGCGGCTCTTCCCGCCTGTACCAAAGCCTGGTTAAAGAAAAAAAGCTGTTCAGCAATATCGACTGCTATCATTTTGGCACCGTAGACCAGGGCCTGCTCACCATTGAAGGCAAGCTGGTGAAAGGCGTGACAATGGAAGATGCTGAAAAAGCCATCGAGGAAGAGCTGGAAAAGCTTAAGGCCGGAGGCATCACCGAAAAAGAACTTACCAAGATCAAGAATAAAACAGAGTCTGCCATCGCCTTTGAGGACATGAGCGTCATGACCAGGGCCAATAACCTGGCCTTCTATGAATTGCTGGGTGATGCTTCCCTCTTCAACCGCGACCGGGAGAAATATTTTTCCGTTACCGCGGAAGATGTGCTGGAGCACAGCCGGAAGCTGTTTGATGTGAACAACAGCAATACGCTTTGTTATTACAGTGAAAATTAA
- a CDS encoding carboxypeptidase-like regulatory domain-containing protein has product MRSIVCLLAICLPLITLAQKDLSGSRRSSVYTYYYKLSPREAARFQAHPYRGRIDKYLHTLVDSVLTDSVGTKKLSPGNYLEVVAKNNLLEQKAVNVGSLRTKLVDNGDQLLLLLHDPQSQLVKDARVQTGNRQAAFNEQLKGFPLPKRNRHTTVNIEYQGVLQQLPLKSGKRSFLSSLAYTLRKPFQRRTRYHYSPEYFQTSTAYEKKYRGFLVFSKPRYREGDTVQLKAWIADKNGKPVNRPMLLRLTDRDFLTDSILAEIKPYRPGGFTYSFVLNDSLDLYLDEDYLLTFEELKSRKYDLETYDGNLDEDEYALKRLVTMRGKFTYEDYELKGIQFSARTDHSSHHQGMPVTIYCKAKDENDLPVMDGRVKILASPAANPKTFYHASEVFIRDTLWYHEQVLEPIGETGIQLPDSLFPAASFDYNLQLEFLNSNNENSTATLHQHYNYRRRQLVFKQEKDSLQISLLDGARSILASATLVLLNGREDTLQTTSLLLPARIALDPYAQQYRVRVDTLSNEFTIPFTQGLLECRARRTRDSVIVTVLNPGRLSFWYTLFAGNKVVTRGYGDSFYYADKAQSPAGYSISLQYIFGDQVRAENYTLAYYDKALVIESDQPATIYPGQVSRVTLQVRDMNGRPVPDADVSSFAYTTKFKEQGSLQLPYFGKLYGPRKIRQPLSLGYASPAALLSLLNWERWSREMGLDSLDYFRFLHPDTVYRNTEPMADSITQLAPFVVSKGELQPVFQVYIDSVPFFFSQSSHLQRYSFRVQPGYHTIELRMSDKLIRLKNVYAAPFHKTVISVNADQPAKDMEIMKRPGRLTPQEMERWSRYMIMISRDRYELSLVQLTQGNNILLLQQPTDHYNFYQPLVGPLTGLPAIFSVRGKISQSFTPQGNSSYSILNGLVKQRQPPPGKYLFGNWLGSTIVPDLKDKVLTAQEVDSLWQEYLDNRSSSTELFRNASFNKTGNGSLEIALDSLAGSQRLFIKHTFLFRHDNPDFLQIYKGQNTELGYLQPGHYRLLLLLKGNQYYIRDSILVRPGGVNYVNFGTIAPRPPDSMSIYMNELVESRVIGGWEDLSEYTGTEMLETFNEQYLDTSSFTNQISGRVLDKETNAPLSGVMVRIRGVNRGTITDGEGYFTLLAPEKGTLTVVLIGYQALEKKISPDAVYNLLMVPSKGQLNEVVVVGYGGQRKRSLTGAALSFTMADGLAGAAPGIMIRGMSSYQETGLPLVLMDGLPYTGNLQSIDPVSIASFNILRGPEAIALYGSSAAGGVILITTRKAAALAGAEAGADQPLPGNSLRRNFRDDAYWQPALRTDQLGRVSYTVTWPDDITSWKTKAIAIDNQRRSGILETVVRSFKALSTSLALPQFLIAGDTAQVLGKTQHYGGDSVRLQTAFFYQDSLMVNRTVVLRHSLIDSFLVTAPVTDSVRFKMTIRQENGYYDGEERTIPVFPQGVKETKGFFASLETDTSFTIVADPRYGQLTIRAEAALLPVMLEEIDRIRDYEYDCNEQLVSRLKALLLKKTVYAYGKQDFREEKNIRELISRLQQNQLPTGGWAWWSGQQPLTWISLHAMEALLMAEKAGYRVAVNKSSLLQYLSWELEQYKGLERLQCLQLLHVLGGNIDFRSQLDTLERKLHKPDEYTKLSLLAFRQQLGQESLSQELAGRYKQTLFGNRYYGEDSYRFFDNSIQQTLLMYRMMRKAGGYEQELKSIRNYFLEKRKDGQWRNTYESCLILETILPDLLRDSSQLTPARLELSGGSQAIVTSFPYTSTLPAGESVTIRKLGGQPVYFSSFQQHWNPAPQQQDAAFSVRSSFVRKNGEPLTRLTAGDPVKLKVNVTVTGDADYVLVEIPIPAGCSYQDKQPAFANNEVHREHFRNKVSIFCSSLKQGQYSFEVSLLPRYTGSYFLNPAKAEMMYFPVFSGRESMKKTIIQ; this is encoded by the coding sequence ATGAGAAGCATTGTCTGCCTGCTTGCTATCTGTTTACCGTTGATCACGCTTGCCCAGAAAGATCTTTCCGGAAGCCGCCGGAGCAGTGTATATACCTATTACTATAAATTATCTCCCCGCGAAGCAGCCCGTTTCCAGGCCCATCCTTACCGGGGCCGTATTGATAAATACCTGCACACGCTGGTGGACTCTGTATTGACAGACAGTGTTGGGACAAAAAAACTATCTCCCGGCAATTACCTGGAAGTGGTGGCCAAAAACAACCTGCTGGAGCAGAAAGCGGTGAATGTAGGCAGCCTGCGGACAAAACTGGTGGACAACGGCGACCAGTTATTGTTGCTACTGCATGATCCCCAAAGCCAGTTAGTAAAGGATGCCCGGGTACAAACCGGGAACAGACAAGCGGCTTTTAACGAACAGCTGAAAGGTTTTCCGTTGCCGAAAAGGAACCGGCATACAACGGTGAACATAGAATACCAGGGCGTTTTGCAGCAGCTGCCCTTGAAGTCGGGCAAACGCTCTTTCCTGTCTTCCCTTGCGTATACATTGAGAAAGCCCTTTCAAAGGAGAACCCGGTATCATTACAGCCCTGAATATTTTCAGACTTCTACTGCCTATGAAAAAAAATACCGGGGCTTCCTGGTCTTCAGCAAACCCCGGTATCGCGAGGGAGATACGGTACAGCTGAAAGCCTGGATCGCTGATAAAAATGGTAAACCGGTGAACCGTCCCATGCTGTTGCGTTTAACGGACAGGGATTTTTTAACTGATAGTATCCTGGCGGAAATCAAACCTTATCGCCCTGGTGGCTTTACGTATAGTTTTGTGCTGAATGACAGCCTGGACCTGTACCTGGACGAAGACTACCTGCTCACCTTTGAAGAATTGAAGAGCCGGAAGTATGATCTGGAAACCTATGATGGTAACCTGGACGAAGATGAATATGCATTAAAGCGGCTGGTGACCATGCGGGGCAAGTTCACTTACGAGGATTATGAATTGAAAGGTATTCAGTTCAGCGCCAGGACAGATCATAGCAGTCATCACCAGGGAATGCCCGTGACCATTTATTGCAAGGCCAAAGACGAGAATGACCTGCCGGTAATGGACGGGCGTGTAAAGATCCTGGCCTCACCGGCTGCAAATCCGAAAACTTTTTATCATGCTTCCGAAGTATTTATCCGGGATACCCTTTGGTATCACGAGCAGGTGCTGGAGCCAATAGGAGAAACCGGTATCCAGCTGCCGGACAGCCTGTTCCCTGCCGCCAGCTTTGATTATAACCTGCAACTTGAATTCCTTAACAGCAATAATGAAAACAGCACTGCAACGCTCCACCAGCATTATAATTATAGACGGCGGCAGCTGGTTTTCAAACAGGAGAAGGACAGCCTGCAGATCAGCCTCCTGGATGGAGCGCGGTCAATACTTGCTTCAGCAACGCTGGTCCTGCTGAATGGCAGGGAAGATACGCTTCAGACAACCTCCTTACTGTTACCGGCCAGGATTGCCCTTGATCCTTATGCACAGCAATACAGGGTAAGGGTGGATACCCTGTCAAATGAGTTTACTATACCTTTTACGCAGGGCTTGCTGGAATGCCGAGCCAGGCGTACCAGGGATTCTGTTATCGTTACTGTACTCAATCCTGGCCGCCTGTCTTTCTGGTATACTTTGTTTGCCGGAAATAAAGTGGTTACCCGCGGTTATGGGGACAGTTTTTATTATGCAGACAAGGCACAAAGCCCGGCCGGTTATTCAATATCCCTCCAGTATATTTTTGGTGACCAGGTACGGGCGGAGAACTATACCCTGGCCTATTATGATAAAGCGCTGGTCATTGAATCAGATCAGCCGGCAACCATTTACCCGGGGCAGGTAAGCAGGGTAACGTTGCAGGTAAGGGATATGAACGGGCGCCCTGTGCCCGATGCGGATGTCAGCAGTTTTGCCTATACTACCAAATTCAAAGAGCAGGGCTCCCTGCAACTGCCGTATTTTGGTAAACTGTATGGCCCCCGAAAGATCAGACAGCCGCTTAGCCTGGGTTATGCCAGTCCTGCAGCGCTGTTGAGCCTGCTGAACTGGGAACGCTGGAGCAGGGAGATGGGGCTGGACAGCCTGGATTATTTCCGCTTCCTGCATCCGGACACGGTGTACAGGAATACAGAGCCCATGGCAGATTCTATTACGCAGCTGGCGCCTTTTGTGGTTAGCAAAGGGGAACTGCAACCGGTGTTCCAGGTCTATATTGATAGTGTGCCATTTTTCTTTAGCCAGTCGAGCCACCTGCAACGCTATAGTTTCCGTGTACAACCCGGCTACCATACTATTGAATTGAGAATGTCGGATAAACTGATCCGGCTAAAAAATGTGTATGCGGCCCCATTCCATAAAACAGTGATCAGTGTCAACGCTGATCAGCCGGCAAAGGATATGGAGATCATGAAACGGCCGGGCAGGCTAACGCCGCAGGAAATGGAACGCTGGTCGCGCTACATGATCATGATCAGCAGGGATCGTTATGAGTTGTCCCTGGTGCAGCTGACGCAGGGGAACAATATCCTTTTACTGCAGCAGCCAACCGATCACTATAACTTTTATCAGCCGCTGGTAGGACCATTAACAGGTTTGCCGGCTATCTTTTCAGTAAGGGGAAAGATCAGCCAGTCCTTTACTCCCCAGGGTAATTCTTCCTACAGTATCCTCAACGGTCTGGTAAAACAACGGCAGCCACCGCCCGGCAAATATCTTTTCGGTAACTGGCTTGGCAGTACCATTGTCCCGGACCTGAAGGATAAGGTGCTGACAGCACAGGAGGTGGATAGCCTCTGGCAGGAATACCTGGATAACCGGAGCAGCAGCACAGAGTTGTTCAGGAATGCCTCTTTCAACAAAACAGGTAACGGCAGCCTGGAAATAGCATTGGACAGCCTTGCCGGCAGCCAGCGCTTATTTATTAAGCATACCTTTCTTTTCCGGCATGATAATCCTGACTTTCTCCAGATCTACAAAGGGCAGAATACGGAATTGGGCTACCTGCAACCCGGCCATTACCGCCTGCTGTTGCTGCTGAAAGGCAATCAGTACTATATCCGGGATAGCATCCTGGTCCGTCCTGGCGGCGTCAACTATGTGAACTTTGGAACAATAGCTCCCAGGCCACCCGATAGTATGAGTATCTACATGAATGAACTGGTAGAAAGCCGGGTTATTGGCGGCTGGGAAGATCTGAGTGAATACACAGGAACAGAGATGCTGGAGACATTTAATGAGCAATACCTGGATACCAGCAGCTTTACCAACCAGATCAGCGGCAGGGTATTGGATAAAGAAACAAACGCACCGCTTTCAGGCGTCATGGTAAGGATCAGGGGGGTTAACAGGGGAACCATTACAGACGGCGAAGGTTATTTTACCCTGCTGGCGCCTGAGAAGGGAACACTAACGGTTGTCCTGATAGGGTACCAGGCGCTGGAAAAAAAGATCAGCCCTGATGCGGTATATAACCTGCTGATGGTCCCATCCAAAGGGCAGCTTAATGAAGTGGTGGTGGTTGGCTATGGCGGTCAAAGGAAAAGATCGCTTACCGGTGCTGCATTATCATTTACAATGGCTGACGGACTGGCGGGCGCGGCGCCCGGGATTATGATCAGGGGAATGAGTTCCTATCAGGAAACCGGCCTGCCGCTGGTCCTGATGGACGGCCTTCCTTATACCGGCAACCTGCAATCTATTGACCCGGTCAGTATTGCTTCGTTCAATATACTGCGTGGCCCTGAAGCCATTGCGTTGTATGGCAGCAGTGCTGCGGGCGGCGTTATCCTGATCACCACTCGTAAGGCCGCAGCTTTAGCGGGGGCTGAAGCAGGGGCAGATCAGCCCCTGCCCGGCAACAGCCTGCGCCGCAATTTCCGGGATGATGCTTACTGGCAGCCTGCCTTACGGACAGACCAGCTGGGAAGGGTCAGCTATACCGTGACCTGGCCGGATGATATCACCAGCTGGAAAACCAAAGCTATTGCCATAGACAACCAGCGGCGCAGTGGCATACTGGAAACGGTGGTGCGCTCCTTCAAGGCGCTCAGCACATCACTGGCGCTGCCCCAGTTTTTAATAGCAGGTGATACTGCACAGGTATTGGGTAAAACACAGCACTATGGGGGAGACAGTGTCCGGCTGCAAACTGCCTTCTTCTACCAGGACAGTTTGATGGTCAACAGAACTGTTGTCCTGCGCCATAGCCTGATTGATAGTTTTCTGGTCACAGCGCCTGTCACAGATTCTGTGCGTTTCAAAATGACTATCCGGCAGGAGAACGGTTATTATGATGGGGAAGAAAGGACTATCCCTGTTTTTCCGCAGGGTGTAAAAGAGACCAAAGGCTTTTTTGCCAGCCTTGAAACAGATACCAGTTTCACTATAGTGGCTGATCCCCGATACGGTCAGCTGACCATCCGGGCAGAAGCTGCGCTGCTGCCGGTGATGCTGGAGGAGATAGACCGGATCCGTGATTATGAATACGACTGCAATGAGCAGCTGGTTTCCCGGCTGAAAGCGCTGCTGTTGAAAAAGACGGTCTATGCCTACGGGAAACAGGACTTCCGGGAAGAGAAAAATATCCGGGAGCTGATCAGTCGCCTGCAACAAAACCAGCTGCCCACGGGCGGCTGGGCCTGGTGGAGCGGTCAGCAGCCCCTGACCTGGATCTCGCTGCATGCAATGGAAGCCCTGCTGATGGCGGAGAAAGCCGGCTATAGGGTTGCTGTCAATAAAAGTTCCCTCCTGCAATACCTGAGCTGGGAGCTGGAACAGTATAAGGGGTTGGAAAGGCTTCAGTGCCTGCAACTGCTGCATGTACTGGGCGGCAATATTGATTTCAGATCGCAGCTGGATACGCTGGAACGAAAGCTGCATAAACCTGATGAATACACGAAATTAAGCCTGTTGGCTTTCCGCCAGCAGCTGGGCCAGGAAAGCCTGTCGCAGGAACTGGCAGGCCGGTACAAACAAACCCTGTTCGGCAACCGGTATTATGGCGAGGACAGCTACCGTTTCTTTGATAATTCCATCCAGCAGACCCTGCTCATGTACCGCATGATGCGCAAAGCGGGTGGTTATGAGCAGGAACTGAAAAGCATCCGCAACTATTTCCTGGAAAAAAGAAAGGACGGCCAATGGCGTAATACCTATGAGTCCTGCCTGATCCTGGAAACCATCCTGCCTGATCTGCTGAGAGACAGCAGCCAGCTGACACCCGCCCGTCTTGAACTGAGTGGCGGCAGCCAGGCGATAGTGACGAGCTTTCCGTATACCAGTACCTTGCCCGCTGGTGAGTCCGTGACCATCCGCAAGCTGGGGGGACAGCCTGTTTACTTCAGCAGCTTCCAGCAGCATTGGAACCCTGCTCCGCAGCAACAGGATGCTGCCTTCAGTGTGCGTTCCTCCTTTGTACGGAAAAATGGCGAGCCCCTGACCCGGCTGACAGCCGGTGATCCTGTAAAGCTGAAAGTAAACGTTACGGTAACAGGAGATGCCGACTATGTGCTGGTAGAGATCCCGATCCCGGCCGGTTGTTCTTACCAGGACAAACAACCTGCTTTTGCCAATAATGAAGTACACCGGGAACATTTCCGGAATAAAGTGAGCATCTTTTGCAGCAGCCTGAAACAGGGACAATATAGTTTTGAGGTATCCCTGCTGCCCAGGTATACGGGCAGCTATTTCCTGAACCCTGCAAAAGCGGAGATGATGTATTTTCCTGTATTCTCCGGAAGGGAAAGCATGAAGAAAACGATCATTCAATAA
- a CDS encoding pitrilysin family protein, whose product MKLNRTVAPPIKDAIDFEIVLPACEKHTLSNGVEVYALNMGSEDTLMVNWVFYGGTWYEPKKAVAPATNYLLKNGTSGRNAFAINEHFEYYGAYLNRACYSETSELNLHCLNKHVHALLPVVAELLTDAVFPEEELSIYQQNSQQRLKVNLQKSEFVAGRLIDAYLYGEKHPYGKYNNAEDYTALQREDLLAFYDAHYRNGRCVIFVAGKLPNDLVSELEKYFGNLPLRNHRFAPENISYLVEPALEKKQRIINDPDGVQAAIRIARPFPNRHHPDFQKAQVLNNVFGGFFGSRLMGNIREDKGYTYGIYSYLLNYVHESGWMISTEAGRDVSEATVAEIYKEMALLRDEEVDEEELMMTRNFIIGSVLGDLDGPFQVIGRWKNLLLNGLDEQYFYNSLDVIRHIKAAELRELANRYLQPDDFYELVVV is encoded by the coding sequence ATGAAGCTAAACAGAACAGTTGCTCCCCCGATAAAAGATGCTATAGATTTTGAGATCGTTTTACCAGCCTGTGAAAAGCATACCCTGTCCAACGGGGTAGAGGTCTATGCCCTCAACATGGGCAGTGAAGATACCCTGATGGTGAACTGGGTATTTTATGGCGGTACCTGGTACGAGCCCAAAAAAGCCGTAGCCCCCGCCACCAATTACCTGCTGAAGAACGGCACCAGCGGCAGGAACGCCTTTGCCATCAATGAACATTTTGAATATTATGGCGCCTATCTCAACCGCGCCTGTTACAGTGAAACCTCCGAGCTGAACCTGCACTGCCTCAACAAACATGTGCATGCCCTGCTGCCTGTGGTAGCCGAGCTGCTCACCGACGCCGTGTTCCCGGAAGAAGAGCTGTCCATATACCAGCAGAACTCCCAGCAAAGGCTGAAGGTAAACTTACAAAAGAGCGAGTTTGTGGCCGGCCGGCTGATTGATGCTTACCTGTACGGCGAAAAACACCCTTACGGCAAATACAATAATGCCGAAGATTATACCGCTTTGCAGCGGGAAGACCTCCTGGCCTTCTATGATGCGCATTACCGCAACGGCCGCTGTGTGATCTTTGTGGCGGGTAAGCTGCCCAATGACCTCGTGAGCGAGCTGGAAAAGTACTTCGGTAACCTGCCGCTGCGCAACCATAGGTTCGCCCCAGAAAATATTTCCTACCTGGTTGAGCCGGCCCTGGAGAAAAAACAGCGGATCATCAATGATCCCGACGGCGTACAGGCTGCCATCCGCATTGCCCGACCCTTCCCCAACCGTCATCATCCTGACTTCCAGAAAGCGCAGGTGCTGAACAATGTGTTCGGCGGTTTCTTTGGTTCCAGGCTGATGGGCAATATCCGGGAAGATAAAGGCTATACCTATGGTATTTATAGTTACCTGCTCAATTATGTACATGAGAGCGGCTGGATGATCAGCACCGAAGCCGGACGGGATGTGAGCGAAGCCACGGTGGCTGAGATCTACAAGGAAATGGCCCTGCTGCGGGATGAGGAAGTGGACGAGGAAGAACTGATGATGACCCGGAACTTTATCATTGGCTCTGTACTGGGGGATCTTGACGGCCCCTTCCAGGTGATCGGCCGCTGGAAAAACCTGCTGCTGAACGGGCTGGATGAACAGTATTTCTACAATAGCCTGGACGTTATCCGGCATATCAAAGCAGCTGAATTGCGGGAACTGGCCAACAGGTACCTGCAACCCGACGATTTCTACGAGCTGGTAGTGGTGTAA
- a CDS encoding thiamine pyrophosphate-dependent enzyme, translated as MSDMQFERKELTDGQLLQFYKNLLLPRLIEEKMLVLLRQGRISKWFSGIGQEAIAVGATLALEPDEWIMPLHRNLGVFTTRQLPLSKLLMQWQGSQQGYSKGRERSFHFGSNAHHICGMISHLGPQLAIADGVALAHQLQGQPKVALAFTGEGGTSEGDFHEALNTASVWDLPVIFLVENNGYGLSTPVSEQFRCESLVEKARGYGMEGVKIDGNNLLAVYDTLKGVRQFCLEHRRPYLVECSTFRMRGHEEASGTRYVPDYMFELWGKRDPVNNYEQYLLEEKVLTDEAVTAIREELKTTIEEALAIGFAAPAVQVNTAAELEDVYAPVPAAEVPTLEEAQQAVAFEEAPAPEKRMIDAISEGLRQSMQEHPQLLLMGQDIAEYGGAFKITEGFVEAFGKARVRNTPLCESAILGAALGLSLEGYKSVVEMQFADFVTMGFNQIVNNLAKIHYRWGQPADVVIRMPTGGGVGAGPFHSQSNEAWFAHTPGLKVVYPATPEDAKGLLIAAINDPNPVLFFEHKALYRSIHGPVPEAYYTVEIGKARSVTTGSDLSIITYGSGVHWALEFAAKRPDLSIDLLDLRSLLPLDHAAIRTSVERTGKVLVLHEDTLTGGIGGEIAAWIAEHCFERLDAPVIRCASLDTPVPFNTSLENNFMAKSRLAAAVEQLLNY; from the coding sequence ATGTCAGACATGCAATTTGAACGCAAAGAACTTACGGACGGGCAACTGCTGCAGTTCTATAAAAACCTGTTGCTGCCACGGCTGATAGAGGAGAAGATGCTGGTACTGCTGCGGCAGGGCAGGATCTCTAAATGGTTCAGCGGCATTGGCCAGGAAGCTATTGCCGTAGGCGCTACCCTGGCGCTGGAGCCGGATGAATGGATCATGCCCCTGCACCGCAACCTCGGTGTGTTCACCACCCGGCAGCTGCCACTCAGTAAGCTGCTGATGCAATGGCAGGGCAGCCAGCAGGGTTATAGCAAGGGTCGTGAACGCAGTTTCCATTTTGGCAGTAACGCACACCATATCTGTGGCATGATCTCGCACCTGGGGCCGCAGCTGGCCATTGCTGATGGTGTGGCCCTGGCCCACCAGCTGCAGGGACAGCCCAAAGTGGCCCTGGCCTTTACCGGCGAGGGCGGCACCAGCGAGGGTGATTTTCATGAAGCCCTCAATACCGCTTCGGTCTGGGACCTACCTGTTATATTCCTGGTAGAGAACAATGGCTATGGGCTCAGCACGCCTGTTTCCGAGCAATTCCGTTGTGAGAGCCTGGTGGAAAAAGCAAGGGGTTATGGCATGGAGGGGGTGAAGATAGATGGCAATAACCTGCTGGCGGTATATGATACCCTCAAAGGCGTGCGCCAGTTCTGTCTGGAACACCGCAGGCCCTACCTGGTGGAGTGCAGTACTTTCCGCATGCGTGGTCATGAAGAGGCCAGCGGCACCCGTTATGTGCCGGACTACATGTTTGAATTATGGGGGAAAAGAGATCCGGTCAATAATTATGAACAGTATCTCCTGGAAGAAAAGGTGCTGACCGACGAAGCCGTCACGGCTATCCGCGAGGAGCTGAAAACAACTATAGAAGAAGCGCTGGCCATCGGTTTTGCTGCGCCGGCTGTACAGGTGAATACCGCAGCGGAACTGGAGGATGTATATGCCCCGGTACCAGCGGCGGAGGTTCCAACGCTGGAAGAAGCACAGCAGGCAGTGGCCTTTGAGGAGGCCCCTGCTCCTGAAAAAAGAATGATAGACGCCATCAGTGAAGGCTTGCGGCAATCCATGCAGGAGCATCCGCAGCTGCTGCTGATGGGACAGGATATTGCAGAATATGGCGGGGCTTTCAAGATCACCGAAGGATTTGTGGAAGCCTTTGGCAAAGCAAGGGTGCGCAATACGCCGCTGTGTGAAAGCGCCATCCTGGGGGCTGCCCTGGGCCTTAGCCTGGAAGGGTATAAGTCGGTGGTGGAAATGCAGTTTGCAGATTTTGTGACCATGGGCTTTAACCAGATCGTGAATAACCTGGCCAAGATCCATTATCGTTGGGGGCAGCCGGCTGATGTGGTGATCCGCATGCCAACAGGCGGTGGCGTAGGCGCCGGTCCCTTCCATTCCCAGAGCAATGAGGCCTGGTTTGCCCATACGCCCGGATTGAAGGTTGTTTATCCTGCTACTCCCGAAGATGCCAAAGGTTTGCTGATAGCAGCCATCAATGATCCCAATCCCGTTCTTTTCTTTGAGCACAAGGCCCTTTACCGGAGTATCCATGGTCCGGTGCCGGAAGCTTATTATACGGTGGAGATCGGCAAGGCCCGATCCGTGACAACAGGTTCTGATCTGTCCATTATCACTTATGGCAGTGGCGTACATTGGGCGCTGGAATTTGCGGCAAAGCGGCCGGACCTCAGCATTGACCTGCTGGACCTGCGCAGCCTGCTGCCGCTGGATCATGCGGCCATCCGCACTTCGGTGGAGCGCACCGGCAAAGTGCTGGTACTGCATGAGGATACGCTTACAGGCGGTATTGGCGGTGAGATTGCGGCCTGGATAGCGGAACATTGTTTTGAACGCCTGGATGCGCCGGTGATCCGTTGCGCTTCACTGGACACGCCGGTTCCTTTCAATACTTCGCTGGAAAATAATTTCATGGCCAAATCAAGGCTGGCGGCTGCGGTAGAGCAGCTGCTGAACTATTAA